One Thalassospira marina DNA window includes the following coding sequences:
- a CDS encoding aldose epimerase family protein, with the protein MTAQHAAQTITTLENQKIRARFCNQGARIMYLGLKNEGNDPVNIALGFSYIGDYARQDSYIGATCGRYANRIAKARYDNHHQNTVQLAANEGENLLHGGPEGFDRRIWMVMEETASSVVYALSSPDGDQGFPGNLHCTVRYELAGNSLRCEISATCDAPTIVNMTNHSYWNLSGRFDGSAADHELQIHADQYLPVDNGLIPLPGRAEVTGTTFDFRTPRAIASPEELQAGKIIEYDHNFCLSGRRGTLRKIASLFHAPTNRRLTLSSTEAGLQFYPARHFTPDMTSQDGKSLHPQCAIALEPQTFPDSPNRDDFPSPFLNPGDTYSHVMVWQIEG; encoded by the coding sequence ATGACAGCGCAACACGCGGCCCAAACCATCACAACCCTAGAAAACCAAAAGATTCGCGCACGGTTTTGCAATCAGGGCGCGCGAATCATGTATTTAGGCCTGAAAAATGAAGGTAATGATCCCGTCAATATTGCATTGGGATTTTCCTATATCGGCGACTATGCCCGACAGGACAGCTATATCGGCGCAACCTGCGGGCGATATGCCAACCGCATTGCCAAGGCGCGCTATGACAACCATCATCAAAACACTGTGCAGCTGGCTGCCAATGAAGGCGAAAACCTGCTGCATGGCGGGCCGGAAGGGTTTGATCGCCGGATATGGATGGTGATGGAAGAAACCGCCAGCAGCGTGGTTTATGCCCTGTCATCGCCTGATGGCGACCAGGGTTTTCCCGGTAACCTGCATTGCACGGTACGATATGAACTTGCTGGCAACAGCCTGCGATGTGAAATTTCGGCCACCTGCGATGCGCCGACCATCGTGAATATGACCAATCACAGTTACTGGAATCTTTCGGGTCGGTTTGATGGCAGTGCCGCCGATCACGAATTGCAAATCCATGCCGACCAATACCTGCCCGTCGATAATGGCCTTATTCCCCTGCCCGGCCGGGCAGAGGTAACCGGCACAACATTTGATTTTCGCACCCCGCGCGCCATTGCCTCGCCCGAGGAATTACAGGCGGGTAAAATCATCGAATATGACCATAATTTCTGCCTGAGCGGGCGGCGCGGTACTTTGCGCAAAATTGCCAGCCTGTTTCATGCCCCCACCAACCGTCGGCTGACCCTTTCAAGCACCGAGGCAGGGTTACAGTTTTACCCGGCGCGCCATTTTACGCCCGATATGACATCGCAGGATGGCAAATCGCTGCATCCGCAATGCGCCATCGCGCTGGAGCCACAAACATTTCCGGACAGCCCCAATCGCGATGATTTTCCATCACCGTTTTTAAATCCCGGCGATACCTATTCGCATGTCATGGTTTGGCAGATCGAAGGTTAG
- a CDS encoding DoxX family protein — MQITARLSTQITRWGDIFRSHWDVWLGGLGARLVFAAVLWPYYLNSAMTKPGMGPLGIFMPGPGAFAQIIPAVAEAHAYNPAAIAFFPWHLIVIAGTLAEFTLPILIVLGVFTRLSALGMIGFIIVQSLVDIYAHGAMSGALFDGDPTSVLDQRLLWIFPLVVLLATGGGRFAIDRLLKQFVSNLRSAKP, encoded by the coding sequence ATGCAGATAACGGCAAGGCTGAGCACCCAAATCACCCGATGGGGCGATATATTTCGCAGCCATTGGGATGTATGGTTGGGCGGGTTGGGCGCGCGTCTGGTTTTTGCTGCGGTCTTGTGGCCCTATTATCTGAACAGCGCCATGACCAAACCTGGCATGGGGCCATTGGGCATCTTCATGCCAGGGCCGGGGGCCTTTGCCCAGATCATTCCGGCGGTGGCCGAAGCACACGCCTATAACCCGGCGGCGATTGCCTTTTTCCCCTGGCATTTGATTGTGATTGCAGGAACATTGGCCGAATTTACCCTGCCAATCCTGATTGTGCTGGGTGTGTTTACCCGCCTTTCGGCACTGGGCATGATCGGGTTTATTATTGTTCAGTCGCTGGTCGATATTTATGCCCATGGGGCGATGTCGGGCGCGCTTTTTGATGGCGACCCGACCAGTGTGCTGGACCAGCGGTTATTGTGGATTTTCCCGCTGGTGGTGTTGCTGGCAACAGGCGGGGGGCGTTTTGCCATTGACCGCCTGTTAAAGCAGTTTGTTTCTAACCTTCGATCTGCCAAACCATGA
- a CDS encoding DNA-binding domain-containing protein, with product MSNQNAARAGVLSHATTTMPDAEGDFHHAFSLALMDHDPTAHPAGLNDRAARRFAIYRNNVHRGLQEALAAAYPVIKSLVGDGFFYGLAGEYMRTENHRLPSLALYGAGFPGFLAEHAVAAKLPYLPDIARLERARLEVLHAADAPAINAASLVGYEDRLAMLCFAVHPAVKLVVSQFPIHAIWQANQPERQQGGAVHNSGPVQIANRAEAVLISRPHYTLKQACLGGAGVEFARQLLAGQSVGAAYETALAQDANFDVTPVFAQLLASGMFGAFTLGEDGL from the coding sequence ATGAGCAATCAGAACGCGGCACGCGCCGGTGTTTTATCGCATGCCACCACCACCATGCCTGATGCTGAAGGCGACTTTCATCATGCGTTTAGCCTTGCCCTGATGGATCACGACCCAACGGCGCATCCCGCCGGGTTGAATGACAGGGCTGCGCGCCGGTTTGCCATTTATCGCAACAATGTTCATCGTGGCCTGCAGGAAGCCTTGGCAGCAGCCTATCCGGTAATAAAATCACTGGTGGGCGATGGGTTTTTTTACGGGCTGGCGGGCGAATATATGCGCACCGAAAATCACCGCCTGCCATCGCTTGCGCTTTATGGTGCGGGCTTTCCCGGTTTCCTGGCGGAACATGCGGTGGCGGCAAAATTGCCCTATCTGCCCGATATCGCCCGTCTTGAACGCGCCCGGCTGGAAGTGCTTCATGCGGCGGATGCCCCGGCGATAAATGCCGCGTCCCTTGTCGGGTATGAAGACAGGCTGGCAATGTTGTGCTTTGCCGTTCACCCGGCAGTGAAATTGGTGGTATCGCAGTTTCCCATTCATGCCATCTGGCAGGCCAACCAGCCGGAACGCCAGCAGGGCGGGGCGGTACATAACAGCGGGCCGGTGCAAATTGCCAACCGGGCCGAAGCGGTTTTGATCTCCCGCCCGCACTACACCCTAAAACAGGCCTGCCTTGGAGGCGCCGGGGTCGAATTTGCCCGCCAATTGCTGGCAGGGCAAAGCGTTGGTGCAGCCTATGAAACCGCACTGGCACAGGATGCCAATTTTGATGTCACCCCGGTTTTTGCCCAATTGCTGGCATCGGGGATGTTTGGTGCATTTACCCTGGGGGAAGACGGGCTTTGA
- a CDS encoding DUF692 domain-containing protein, with the protein MTAPQTNPNHQLSPNHPQNRIFKNVPPSAGLPRRAGVGFKAEHASDVFENADPVSWFEVHPENYMVAGGPRLKMLSQLREKFDISLHGVGLSLGGWEPLDKAHLAALRGLVDRFEPAQVSEHIAWSGHDGKYLADLLPTPLTTASLRHLVDAIDQVQNAIGQRILIENPTSYLALPQNSMPETDFIIQAARQSGCGLLIDVNNIFISAHNLGFDGRDYVDVLPADLIGEIHLAGHEQDADTSDNVLIDTHSRPVADPVWALYRRLVERIGATPTLIEWDNDVPDWQTLAREAKQANAILDGLGDRADILAQKVAS; encoded by the coding sequence ATGACGGCACCACAGACAAACCCGAACCACCAGCTTTCGCCAAACCATCCGCAGAACCGTATTTTCAAAAATGTCCCGCCATCGGCCGGTTTGCCACGGCGCGCCGGTGTTGGCTTTAAGGCCGAACATGCCAGCGACGTTTTTGAAAATGCCGATCCGGTATCGTGGTTTGAAGTTCACCCGGAAAACTACATGGTGGCGGGTGGCCCGCGCCTTAAAATGCTGTCGCAATTGCGCGAGAAATTCGACATTTCCCTGCATGGGGTTGGCCTGTCGCTTGGCGGGTGGGAACCGTTGGACAAAGCCCACCTTGCCGCCTTGCGCGGACTTGTTGACCGGTTTGAACCGGCACAGGTTTCCGAACATATCGCCTGGTCGGGCCATGATGGTAAATACCTGGCCGATCTGCTGCCGACACCATTAACAACAGCGTCGTTGCGCCATCTTGTCGATGCGATTGACCAGGTGCAAAACGCCATTGGCCAGCGCATCCTGATCGAAAATCCTACTTCGTATCTGGCACTGCCGCAAAATTCGATGCCCGAAACCGACTTTATCATTCAGGCGGCACGCCAGTCGGGCTGCGGGTTGCTGATTGATGTGAACAACATTTTCATCAGTGCCCATAATCTGGGTTTTGATGGCCGGGATTATGTCGATGTGCTGCCTGCCGATTTGATCGGCGAAATCCACCTGGCCGGGCATGAACAGGATGCCGATACCAGTGATAACGTGCTGATTGATACCCATTCCCGCCCGGTGGCAGACCCGGTTTGGGCGCTGTATCGGCGGCTGGTGGAACGTATTGGTGCCACCCCAACCCTGATCGAATGGGACAATGACGTGCCCGATTGGCAAACCCTTGCCCGCGAGGCGAAGCAGGCCAACGCCATTCTGGATGGCCTTGGTGACAGGGCCGATATTTTGGCGCAAAAGGTGGCGTCATGA
- a CDS encoding DUF2282 domain-containing protein has product MKNALVLAAALSAGLTMAAADASAAGDQEKCFGVSMAGQNECAAGPGTTCAGTSKVDYQGNSWKLVPAGTCEEMTFTTADGRMVHGSLTKLDRDLPEM; this is encoded by the coding sequence ATGAAAAACGCACTTGTATTGGCAGCCGCACTTTCTGCCGGATTGACGATGGCCGCCGCTGACGCATCGGCAGCGGGTGACCAGGAAAAATGCTTTGGTGTTTCCATGGCTGGCCAGAACGAATGCGCCGCTGGTCCGGGCACGACCTGTGCCGGTACTTCCAAGGTCGATTATCAGGGTAATTCCTGGAAGCTGGTTCCGGCTGGCACCTGTGAAGAAATGACCTTCACCACTGCCGATGGCCGCATGGTTCATGGCAGCCTGACCAAGCTCGACCGCGATCTGCCGGAAATGTAA
- a CDS encoding aldo/keto reductase → MRYHLLGKHTGLRISELALGTGAFGKGWGYGTDLEESGRILGRYLDAGGNFIDTADSYQFGDSEEWLGKLITSNRNDIVLASKYTMGASAQGTLAGSGNSRKNMVMSLEASLKRLNTDHLDIFWVHFSDNMTPGEEILRGFEDLARAGKILYAGLSDFPAWRVSRMATLAELRNTLPIAAIQVEHSLVQRSTEHELLPMADALGLATLAWSPLGGGMLTGKYRNGEKGRAEGLGGRVFQPENSAQRTAILDTVLAIASEKGATPGQVAIAWVAAKGSLPIIGPRTLAQLDDNLGAAELVLSIDEIARLDDASAIAPIFPHSMINSEPLRNLATGGKLSQVHMPTQTVA, encoded by the coding sequence ATGCGTTATCACCTGTTAGGCAAACATACCGGTTTGCGGATTTCGGAACTGGCATTGGGCACTGGTGCATTTGGCAAAGGCTGGGGATATGGCACCGATCTGGAAGAATCAGGCCGGATTTTGGGCCGATATCTGGATGCCGGGGGCAATTTTATCGATACGGCCGACTCTTATCAGTTTGGTGATTCGGAAGAATGGCTGGGGAAACTGATCACATCGAACCGCAATGACATCGTGCTGGCCAGCAAATACACGATGGGCGCAAGTGCCCAGGGCACATTGGCCGGTAGCGGCAATAGCCGCAAAAACATGGTGATGTCGCTGGAAGCCAGCCTGAAGCGCCTTAATACCGACCATCTTGATATTTTCTGGGTTCATTTCAGCGATAATATGACACCGGGCGAAGAAATTCTGCGCGGGTTCGAGGACCTCGCCCGGGCCGGTAAAATTCTTTATGCCGGGCTTTCGGATTTTCCGGCATGGCGGGTATCGCGCATGGCGACCCTTGCCGAACTGCGCAACACATTACCCATTGCCGCCATTCAGGTTGAACACAGCCTGGTTCAACGTAGCACCGAACATGAATTGCTGCCCATGGCCGATGCCCTTGGTTTGGCAACGCTGGCATGGTCCCCGCTGGGCGGTGGCATGTTAACGGGCAAATATCGCAATGGTGAAAAAGGCCGGGCCGAAGGCCTTGGCGGGCGTGTATTTCAGCCTGAAAACAGTGCGCAGCGCACCGCAATCCTTGATACGGTATTGGCAATTGCCAGTGAAAAAGGTGCAACACCGGGCCAGGTTGCCATTGCCTGGGTTGCCGCCAAAGGCTCCCTTCCCATTATCGGTCCGCGCACGCTGGCCCAGCTTGACGATAATCTGGGGGCGGCTGAACTGGTGCTAAGCATCGATGAAATTGCCCGCCTGGATGACGCAAGCGCGATTGCCCCGATTTTCCCGCACAGCATGATCAATAGTGAACCGCTGCGTAATCTTGCGACCGGCGGAAAACTGTCACAGGTGCACATGCCGACCCAAACCGTTGCCTGA
- a CDS encoding MFS transporter, translating to MLAHFLSHRLDRRNIHYGWVMAAVTFLTMLGTAGAVGAPGVFIVPLEKQFGWDAAEISSALAIRFALFGMIGPFAAAFMNRFGVRKVVMASLLIVLCGLLSSLAMTQLWQLVLLWGVVVGLGTGLTAIVLGATVATRWFHARRGLVIGLLTASSATGQLVFLPILARVTDQYGWQAALALICSFLAFVAFCVWLLMHNHPADVNLPAYGADDVTPLPSRNSSLGQLMLSPITILREAARTRAFWILFISFFICGASTNGLIQTHFIALCGDYSIAAVAAASMLAMMGIFDFFGTIGSGWLSDRFDSRKLLFTYYGLRGLSLVYLPFSDFTLYSLSIFAIFYGLDWIATVPPTVKLVAQNFGGIKTNVVFGWIFAGHQLGAASAAFGGGLARTTYNSYLPAFFTAGILCIAAALMILLMKEAASETTPPKQATANS from the coding sequence ATGCTTGCACATTTTTTATCGCACCGTCTGGACCGGCGGAACATCCATTATGGCTGGGTCATGGCCGCCGTAACGTTTTTGACCATGCTGGGCACCGCCGGGGCCGTGGGCGCGCCGGGGGTGTTTATCGTCCCGCTTGAAAAACAGTTTGGCTGGGATGCTGCCGAAATTTCATCGGCACTTGCCATTCGTTTTGCCCTGTTTGGCATGATCGGCCCCTTTGCAGCTGCCTTCATGAACCGCTTTGGTGTGCGCAAGGTAGTGATGGCATCGCTGCTGATTGTGCTGTGTGGCCTGTTATCGTCACTCGCGATGACGCAACTTTGGCAATTGGTGCTGTTATGGGGTGTTGTTGTGGGCCTTGGCACCGGGCTTACGGCCATTGTTTTGGGGGCAACGGTTGCCACGCGCTGGTTCCATGCCCGGCGCGGGCTGGTGATTGGGTTGCTTACGGCCAGTTCAGCCACTGGCCAATTGGTGTTTCTGCCCATTCTTGCCCGTGTGACAGACCAGTATGGCTGGCAGGCGGCATTGGCGCTGATCTGTTCATTCCTGGCATTTGTTGCCTTTTGTGTCTGGCTTTTGATGCATAATCACCCGGCAGATGTGAACCTGCCTGCTTACGGGGCGGATGACGTAACACCACTGCCCAGCCGAAACAGCAGTCTGGGCCAATTGATGCTTTCGCCCATCACCATCCTGCGCGAGGCAGCACGAACACGTGCCTTCTGGATTTTGTTCATCAGCTTTTTTATCTGTGGTGCCAGCACCAACGGCCTGATCCAGACCCATTTTATCGCACTTTGCGGCGATTACAGCATTGCCGCCGTGGCCGCTGCCAGCATGCTCGCCATGATGGGGATTTTCGATTTTTTCGGCACCATCGGGTCGGGCTGGCTATCAGACCGGTTTGACAGCCGGAAACTTCTGTTCACCTATTATGGCCTGCGTGGGCTGTCGCTGGTTTACCTGCCGTTTTCGGACTTCACGCTTTATAGCCTGTCGATCTTTGCAATTTTTTATGGCCTTGACTGGATTGCCACCGTGCCACCCACGGTAAAGCTGGTGGCGCAAAATTTTGGCGGCATCAAAACCAATGTGGTTTTCGGCTGGATCTTTGCCGGCCACCAGTTAGGTGCGGCCAGTGCGGCCTTTGGCGGTGGTTTGGCCCGCACAACATATAACAGCTACCTGCCCGCCTTTTTCACCGCCGGAATCCTGTGCATTGCAGCGGCCCTTATGATCCTGCTGATGAAAGAAGCCGCCAGCGAAACCACGCCCCCAAAACAGGCAACCGCAAACAGCTAA
- a CDS encoding (2Fe-2S)-binding protein — protein sequence MIYELNINKQTYQIEADADTPLLWVLRDILGLTDTKFGCGAGLCGACTVHIDGMAQRACLTPISEVTDAEILTLAGILETETGKKLQQAWNDLDVVQCGYCQPGQIMSAAALLEETGKPSDQDISNSMAGNICRCGTYDRIRQAIHHAASIELPHTMEPAK from the coding sequence ATGATTTACGAGCTTAACATTAATAAGCAGACCTATCAGATAGAGGCCGACGCAGACACGCCGCTTTTATGGGTGTTACGCGATATCCTTGGCCTGACAGATACAAAATTTGGCTGCGGCGCAGGTTTGTGCGGTGCCTGCACCGTTCATATTGATGGCATGGCGCAGCGGGCCTGCCTTACCCCGATATCAGAGGTAACAGATGCCGAAATTTTGACCCTTGCGGGTATTTTGGAAACCGAAACAGGCAAGAAGCTCCAGCAAGCATGGAACGACCTTGATGTCGTCCAATGCGGGTATTGCCAGCCAGGTCAAATCATGTCGGCGGCCGCACTTCTAGAAGAAACGGGCAAACCCTCTGATCAGGATATCAGCAATTCGATGGCAGGAAATATATGCAGATGCGGCACTTATGACCGTATTCGCCAGGCCATTCATCATGCCGCAAGCATAGAGCTGCCACACACGATGGAACCCGCAAAATGA
- a CDS encoding xanthine dehydrogenase family protein molybdopterin-binding subunit translates to MTKPQTSPVRISRRLFLFGGAAVGAGIAIGMNIPLAMAQAETSKTGSFEPNAFLRIEADGDIIIVMPYVEMGQGIYTTVAMLIAEELDIGLEHIRVEHAPADAKRYANPIMGDQETDGSTSLRAAWLPMREAGATARFMLIQAAASQWAVNPQDCHTDNGHVFAPDGSSLSYAALAPAAATRGTIPKDVPLRRDTKHRLIGKKIHRVDSADKVAGTTRFGIDVQLPGLKVAAVAMPPARGDRIAHVTENHARSILGVRDIVILDEVVGVIADHWAAANKGLDALSIEWQGGPNRHFSTENHFANMAKTAEETGVIAHRDGDENAVFTTATIRHTAEYRIPTLAHAAMEPLNCTVHLHGGKCEIWVGSQAPARAQREVAAMLALPIEHVFIHNQYLGGSFGRRAETDNILQAVRIAQKFDHPIKVIWSREQDTRNDWYRPAYLDRLRASLNEAGEIESWFHRVVGASPLSRWLPAAVIDGNDPDATTSAKGPYALKNTYIDFVRHETDAFRTGFWRGVGTTHNVFTVESFIDELATLARRDPLEFRLAHLGDPRLIRALDMAKNVSNWGKDLPARHGRGVSILQDFGGTILVQIAEVYVDDKNRISVPQVYAVVDCGKTVNPDAVIAQIQGGINFGLSAALYNEVTFKNGQVQQGNFDDYPVVRMNDAPKIEVHVIDEGEQPYGVGESGTSGIAPAVANAIFAVTGKRIRTLPLTPEKLAD, encoded by the coding sequence ATGACAAAGCCCCAAACATCACCTGTTCGTATTTCACGACGCTTGTTTCTGTTTGGCGGCGCCGCTGTGGGGGCAGGAATTGCGATTGGCATGAATATCCCGCTTGCGATGGCACAGGCTGAGACCTCCAAAACCGGGTCGTTTGAGCCCAATGCGTTTCTTCGTATAGAGGCAGACGGCGATATCATCATTGTGATGCCCTATGTTGAAATGGGCCAGGGCATTTATACGACCGTTGCGATGCTGATCGCCGAGGAACTTGATATCGGCCTGGAACACATCAGGGTTGAACATGCCCCTGCCGACGCCAAACGATATGCCAACCCGATTATGGGCGATCAGGAAACCGATGGTTCAACCTCGCTCAGGGCAGCGTGGCTTCCCATGCGCGAAGCTGGCGCGACAGCACGATTTATGCTGATACAGGCCGCAGCATCGCAATGGGCAGTGAACCCGCAAGATTGCCACACAGATAACGGGCATGTTTTTGCGCCTGATGGTTCATCGCTTTCATACGCGGCCCTTGCCCCGGCAGCCGCAACACGGGGCACCATCCCCAAGGATGTTCCGTTGCGCAGGGATACCAAACATCGCCTTATCGGCAAGAAAATCCATCGTGTGGATTCAGCGGACAAGGTCGCCGGAACTACCCGGTTTGGAATTGATGTTCAATTACCGGGCCTAAAGGTTGCGGCAGTTGCCATGCCGCCAGCAAGGGGGGATCGCATTGCCCATGTTACGGAAAACCATGCGCGTTCCATCCTTGGGGTGCGGGATATCGTTATTCTTGACGAGGTTGTTGGTGTTATCGCCGATCATTGGGCGGCGGCCAATAAGGGGTTGGATGCCCTTTCGATTGAATGGCAAGGCGGACCAAACAGACATTTCAGCACGGAAAACCATTTTGCCAATATGGCAAAGACAGCGGAAGAAACCGGGGTAATCGCCCATCGGGATGGAGATGAAAACGCTGTTTTCACCACCGCCACGATACGCCACACCGCAGAATACCGCATTCCGACGCTTGCACATGCGGCAATGGAACCCCTTAATTGCACGGTTCACTTGCATGGTGGGAAATGCGAAATATGGGTTGGGTCGCAGGCCCCAGCCCGCGCGCAACGCGAAGTCGCCGCCATGCTGGCATTGCCCATCGAACACGTTTTCATTCACAACCAGTATCTGGGCGGGTCATTTGGCCGACGGGCGGAAACGGATAATATTTTACAAGCCGTCAGAATTGCCCAAAAATTTGATCATCCGATTAAAGTGATCTGGAGCCGCGAGCAGGACACCCGCAATGACTGGTATCGCCCGGCTTATCTGGACCGATTGCGGGCATCCCTGAATGAGGCCGGGGAAATTGAAAGCTGGTTTCACCGGGTTGTTGGGGCATCCCCGCTTAGCCGGTGGTTGCCTGCGGCGGTTATTGACGGCAATGACCCCGATGCAACAACCAGCGCAAAGGGGCCTTATGCACTGAAAAATACCTATATCGATTTTGTCCGGCATGAAACGGATGCATTTCGGACTGGTTTCTGGCGCGGTGTTGGCACCACACACAATGTATTCACGGTCGAAAGCTTTATCGATGAACTGGCTACGCTTGCCAGGCGCGACCCGCTGGAATTCCGGCTTGCACATCTGGGTGACCCGCGGCTGATACGCGCACTTGATATGGCAAAAAATGTTTCCAACTGGGGGAAAGACTTGCCTGCCCGCCATGGCCGGGGCGTTAGCATTCTGCAGGATTTTGGCGGCACCATTCTGGTTCAAATTGCCGAAGTATATGTTGATGACAAAAACAGGATCAGCGTCCCACAGGTTTATGCCGTTGTTGATTGCGGAAAAACGGTTAACCCTGATGCCGTGATCGCCCAGATACAGGGGGGTATCAATTTCGGCCTTTCCGCCGCGCTTTATAACGAGGTCACCTTTAAAAACGGGCAGGTTCAACAAGGAAATTTTGACGATTACCCTGTTGTTAGAATGAACGATGCCCCCAAAATCGAGGTTCACGTTATTGACGAAGGTGAGCAACCTTATGGTGTTGGGGAATCTGGAACCTCGGGCATTGCACCTGCTGTGGCAAATGCCATTTTCGCCGTTACCGGCAAACGTATTCGCACTTTGCCTTTAACGCCGGAAAAACTCGCTGATTAA
- a CDS encoding LysR family transcriptional regulator, whose product MDLFRAMRVYARVVETGSLRKAAETLDVSSATVSMTVSQLEDHLRTALLLRSTRGITVTPEGLAYFHRCRSILEDVEAAETETRQAVDNLHGVLRVDMPTSIANSVITPALSAFREAYPAIELVMGISDRQHDIIADGIDCVIRTGELVDSSLISRRLATFDWLVCASPSYLARAGEITDPADISDHDVIGYFYRAMYSGEKWPFLIDSEWRDIPVNAHFAVNDTREYLSLALQGHGIVRLADFLVRPYLQSGELVQLFPGHGQISTPVYGVFSSSRKNSPLVRIFLDWVAGLFLEKAKG is encoded by the coding sequence ATGGATCTGTTTAGGGCGATGCGGGTCTATGCCAGGGTGGTGGAAACAGGCAGTCTGCGCAAAGCAGCAGAAACCCTTGACGTATCAAGTGCGACTGTTTCAATGACCGTTTCGCAATTGGAGGACCATTTGCGAACGGCATTGTTGCTGCGTTCCACCCGCGGCATTACGGTAACGCCAGAAGGCCTTGCCTATTTCCATCGTTGCCGAAGCATTCTTGAAGATGTTGAAGCGGCAGAAACGGAAACCCGACAGGCGGTGGATAACCTGCACGGTGTTCTTCGTGTGGATATGCCAACATCAATCGCGAATTCTGTTATCACACCAGCCCTTTCTGCCTTTCGTGAAGCATATCCAGCAATAGAACTGGTGATGGGCATTAGCGACCGTCAACACGATATCATTGCTGATGGGATAGATTGCGTCATTCGCACCGGTGAACTTGTTGATTCATCCCTGATTTCACGCCGGCTTGCGACCTTTGACTGGCTGGTTTGTGCATCTCCGTCCTATCTTGCGCGCGCCGGTGAAATCACCGATCCGGCGGATATTTCTGATCATGACGTGATCGGGTACTTTTACCGGGCGATGTATTCAGGCGAAAAATGGCCATTTCTGATCGATAGTGAGTGGCGTGATATCCCTGTGAATGCGCATTTCGCGGTGAATGATACACGGGAGTATCTTTCGTTGGCATTACAGGGGCACGGGATTGTCCGGCTGGCCGATTTCCTGGTGCGCCCCTACCTGCAATCGGGCGAATTGGTGCAGCTTTTTCCAGGGCATGGACAGATAAGCACCCCGGTTTACGGCGTATTTTCCAGTTCCCGAAAAAACTCGCCATTGGTGCGGATATTCTTGGACTGGGTCGCGGGTCTGTTTTTGGAAAAAGCAAAAGGCTGA
- a CDS encoding class I SAM-dependent methyltransferase, protein MTQTPFKGTAAQNYNQGPPRQVPGFDGLHKMSSQLLAERMPDTGRLLVLGAGGGLELEMLADQHAGWRFDGVDPSADMLALARETVVAHESRVSLHHGYIDDAPDGPFDGALCLLTFHFIARDQRLPTLKSIHSRMRKGAPLVLAHISFPQEEPERSLWIARHVAFAGTSPDKVEAACEAIATRLTILSPQEEEAMLREAGFENVSLFYAGLSFKGWVAYAGA, encoded by the coding sequence ATGACCCAGACACCCTTTAAAGGTACGGCCGCGCAAAATTACAATCAGGGGCCGCCGCGCCAGGTCCCCGGGTTTGATGGCTTGCATAAAATGTCATCGCAACTGCTTGCCGAACGAATGCCCGATACGGGGCGGTTGCTGGTATTGGGGGCTGGCGGCGGGCTGGAACTTGAAATGCTGGCGGACCAGCATGCGGGCTGGCGGTTTGATGGTGTTGATCCATCGGCAGATATGCTCGCACTTGCGCGTGAAACCGTGGTTGCCCACGAAAGCCGGGTTAGTCTGCATCATGGTTATATCGATGATGCCCCCGATGGCCCGTTTGATGGGGCATTATGTTTGCTGACCTTTCATTTCATCGCGCGCGACCAACGCTTGCCAACCCTTAAAAGCATACATTCCCGTATGCGCAAGGGTGCGCCACTGGTATTGGCCCATATCAGCTTTCCCCAGGAAGAACCCGAACGGTCGCTTTGGATTGCGCGCCACGTTGCCTTTGCCGGCACGAGCCCTGACAAAGTCGAGGCGGCCTGCGAAGCCATCGCCACCAGACTGACAATTCTTTCCCCGCAAGAGGAAGAAGCCATGCTGCGCGAAGCCGGCTTTGAAAATGTCAGCCTGTTTTATGCCGGGTTAAGCTTCAAGGGCTGGGTCGCGTATGCCGGGGCATGA